A stretch of DNA from Micromonospora peucetia:
GGAGCAGCGGGACGTATCCGCGCTCGCGCAACTCCGCGACCACGAACCGCCCGGTGTGCCCGTAGGCCCCGAACACTGCCACGTTCCGACCTGATCCCATGTCTGCTCCCGCGTGCTCGAAGTGATCCACTGCGGAAATCCTGTCCCCGTTTGCCCATCGGTGCCAGTGTCCGGAACGACATGACCCGTACAATTCCCGACATGAGTTCTGTCCCGCGTTCCGTCGCGGTCGCCGCTACCGACGGGATGCTGCACTTCGAACTGGCCCTGGCCTACGAGGTCTTCGGTTCCGCCCCGGCCGCCCTGCCAGGCCCTTGGTACGACGTCAAGGTGTGCGGCACGCACGCCGTCCGGGTCGGCCGGTTCCTGCTGGAGCCGGACTGCGGGCTCGACCGGCTGGCGCACGCCGACACCGTGATCGTCCCCGCCTTGGCGGACGTCGACGAGGACCCGCCGGCCGACCTGGTCAAGGCGGTGCGCGCGGCCCACGAGTCGGGCGCGCGGGTGGTCTCCCTGTGCACGGGCGTGTTCGTGCTCGCCGCCGCCGGCCTGCTGGACGGGCTACACGCGACCACGCACTGGGCCCACACCGATGAACTGGCCGCGCGCTATCCCCGGGTGAAGGTCGACCCGGACGTGCTCTACGTCGACAACGGCAGCGTGCTCACGTCTGCGGGCAAGGCCGCAGCGATGGACCTGTGCCTGCATCTAGTCCGCCGCGACCACGGCTCGGCGATCGCCAACGTGGTCGCCCGCCGCCTGGTCGTGCCGCCCCACCGGGCCGGTGGCCAGGCCCAGTTCGTCACCACACCGGTGCCCACCCAGGACGGCCATCCCCTGGCCGAGCTGCTCCCCTGGGTGATGCGGCGGCTGGACCAGCCGCTCACCGTGGAGGACCTGGCCTGCCAGGCGAACATGAGCTCGCGCCACCTGGCCCGCCACTTCCACTCGGTAACCGGCACCACCCCGCTGCAGTGGCTGCTGACGCAGCGGATCCGCCGCGCGCAGGAGCTGCTGGAGACCACGGACGACAGCGTCGACACCATCGCCTCGGCCGCGGGCATGGGCACGGCGACGACACTGCGCCGCCACTTCCACCGTACGATCGGCGTACCGCCGGACGCCTACCGCCGCACGTTCCGGGCGTGAGGCTGCGGTCCTCGCCTTGACGGCTCTCGGCCGTCTCAGCAGCGCCCTCCGCCAGCTCGTCGCCCAGGTCCCCGCCCCCGTCATCGCCGACGCCCTCGGCATCCACCAGACGACCGCGACCAGTCAAATGACGGTGCTTCGTTGACCCCCACGGCTGTAGCTTGTGGTCCCATCGTCGCCTTGAATTCGTCCCCAGCCAGTAGCGGTGGCACGCATCGCGGATGCCTTATCCGGCGGCGGGCCCATGAACGCCTGGCGATGTGGCGCTTGAGGCAGCGCATGATCTCGGTCTTGGCCTTGCCCTCGACAGCGGCGGCGGGCAACGCAGTTCTTGGGCGAGTGGTAGCCCTGCGGACGAGAGTACTGCGCCAGTTTGCACTGTTGGCGTCACGGCCAGCGCCGCAGTAGGAGGCGGTAGCGGCCGGTGTGCCGAATCATGCCGGGGGCGAGGTCGCGAAGCCCGCGCAAAGACGGCTTCAGCGCCTACACGCTGCGGCGTTGCCCGACGGCGGTGACGAGCAGTTGCCTGGCGGTATCAACGCCGATTTCGGGAGGCGCGACCAGGCCCAGCTGTAGCCATGACGAGATGGGTCAGGCGGCTGTCGAGGTCGTCCATACAGGCGAACTACGCCGCCTGTGTGGACGACACACCCGCTACGCTGCACTCAGCGCCTCGTCGGATGCGAGCCGCTGTCTCCGAAAGGACGATCTTGCGGGTCCAAGTGAAGGAAAACCGCTCTGTTGATCTTTAGAGCCCCAGGTCAACAAGTCTGCTCCCCGCGCACGCGGGGGTGATCCTCTCCATCACCGGGTCAGCGGCCCGCTCAGCGTCTGCTCCCCGCGCACGCGGGGGTGATCCGTCGAGCAGGCACTCGCACACCTCGGGCGCGCTACGCGACCGGGCGGACCTGACCAAACCCGCGCCGTACGCGGGCCTGTGCAAGGCGGCGCGGCGGGCCGGGCGGGACCCGCGGCTGCGGCTGCAGCAGCACGAGTACCTGCCGGTGGAGGACATCGAGTACGGCTCCCCCGGCCCCCGCACCCCCGGGTGCTCTACGGGCATCCGGACATCCTGGTCCGCCGTGCGGTGACGCTGGGGATTCTCGACCCGGAGGACGAGCAGGCCTACATCGACGTGCGGCTCGGGCACCGGGCGTTCGAACCCAGCGCCGCCGCGAACGGCATCACTGTGGACGCGCTACGCATGAGGCTGTCGCGAATCGATAACCGCATCGCCGAGGCCTCGCCGACGGACTGCTGACCGGAGTCGCGTCGCCGGAGACCCTGGCGCACCTACGAGCGCAGGCACAGCAACGTGGCCAGCGGCGGACAGGCCGTGCCGCAGCCGCCCGCCACGCGCCAGTCGCGGCGGCTGCCTGACAACTTCCCGCCCCCGACAGGCGGCTGTGGCCCGACGTGCACAACGTCGGGCCACAGCCGCTTTTGCTTCGCCCCGGCGCGGGCACACCGGGACCGGTGGCCGATCACATCAGGGCAACCGCCGGGCGAACGCACCAGTGAGCGGGACCGTTGCCCTCGATGGAGCCCCTACCCGCTCTTCCCAGTTGGGTCAGCCGCAGCGGCGGAAGGCGTCCGTGGTGCCGGCGGTGGTAACCACGCCGGATCCCTGGTCGAGGACAACGATGATGGCCGGCTGGGTCTGTCCGGAGCGGCAGCGGATGTCCGCGACGTACTGCCAGCCGGAGATTGCGCCGCTGCTGTTTGCGGTCAACGACCCAAGCGAGTACGGGCCGACCGTGTTGATCCGCACCGCATAGAAGCGCACCGGCCGGTTCGGGGAGAGCCCGCTGCCGGTGGCGTACAGGTAGCCGCCGAGTTGGTGGTAAGTGGTGGTGACGGATACTCCGCCACGTGGCGTCGCACCCGGGTCGACCAGCCGCCAAGGCGCGTTAGCGTTGTCGCTGTACGCCCGGTCGCGGCTGGACGGGAACACGCAGACGAGGTCCGAGGGACGCGTCTCACGCCACACGAAGCCGGCCTTGCAGAAGCCGTTGGACTCTCGGCGCGACGGCCCCAGGACGTTCTCGGTCTGGGTGTCGGACCGCGTCTGCGGGGTCACACAGACCTGGTCACCCGGCACCGCCTCTCGCCAGACATAGCCAGTCACGCAGGTGTACGGCCCCGAGGCCAGGCCCACTGCCTGCGCCGGTGAGGCAACGGTCAGCAGACCAGCCAGCAACACCACCGCCGCGAGGGCCTCCGCCAGCCAACGCCGCCTGGTGTCGCGACCGGCATCCGTCGCCATTTCTCTGATGTCGTGCATCTGCCATCCTCCGGTGTCAGTCAGTCAGTCCCGTACGTGTGGTTCTCTTCTGTCGACAGAGGACATCAAACCGCGGCCTCCGGCTTCGGGAGGGTGCTCCGGCTGGATTCCGACACTGTCGAGAATTGAAGCAAAGCGTGAAGACCTCCATCAATGTTCCGGAGTTCAGCCAGGGCATCGGCACGGCGAAGAAGATCAAGGGACGCAAGCGGCACATCGCGAACGACGCCTGATGTTCCCCGGGTTTCACGGAGTCGTTGTGGTTGGTTTCATGCCACGGACAGGGACATCGGTCGGGCTCTCTCATACTCGATCGGGCTGAGCATGCCCAGTGAGCTGTGACGGCGTTGCCGGTTGTGGAAGATCTCGAGGTACTCGAAGATCGCGTTGGCCAACTCGATCCGGGTGCGCCACCGCTGTCGATCGAGGAGTTCGGTCTGCATACGGCCCCAGAACGACTCCATCATGCCGTTGTCGTAGCAGTCGCCGATCGAGCCCATCGACGGCGCGAGCCCGGCGTCGTGGACCCGACGGGTGAAGGTCCAGAAGGTGTACTGGGCCTGGCCTCATCATCCACGCACCACCGCACCGAGCCCTTCACCAAACCGCTCAAGGCCCTACCAGCAACACCCCACCGCCGACGAGGTGATTCGGGTCGGCGTGCTCGACGGCTTGCATCGCCGTGACCCTGGTGCCGCTGGCATCGCTGGGGCTAACGAGGTCTTCTGACGGCTTGGCTGAAGATCCAGGGCTCAGGCTTCGAGCATAAGTGTCTGCCCGGCCCAACCCGTTCGCATGGACCAAGACAACTGATGACATCCTCGCCTTGAACGGGCAATCGGGGTAATGGATCTTGGACTCGATGGCGCGCGCTCCCCTCGGTACAGCCTCGTCGACCGGTTGAAGCTCAGCGGAGGCGACGGAGCGTTAGCGACCGTGGGATCCCGATATGGCGGCGGCCTGAAACATCCTTCGCAGTGGTAGTCGTCAGTGCGAATAAGGGAACAGCCCGGACACCGGGTGGAGATCCCACACGGTCCGCCGCCCTGCTTTATGGCCGCCATCGACATAGATCGACATCTTGACGCCACATAGGTTTCCAGCACGCGGCAACCATGTGACCGCGGTCACCGGTCCGGCCGTCGTCGGACCTACGAAGGAGTAGGCGATGGCCGGGCAAGCGCTCCTGTCGGCTCGTGGGCTGACCCGTGACTTCCGCGGTTTCCGGGCGGTCGACGGGGTCGACGTCGACATCGCGGCGGACAGCGTCCACGCGCTCGTCGGCCCGAACGGCGCCGGGAAGACCACCCTGTTCAATCTGCTCACCGGGTTCCTGCGGCCCAGCGGTGGGCGGATCGAGCTGGCCGGCCGCGACATCACCGGGCTGCCCCCGGAGCGGATCGCCCGGCTCGGCGTGGCCCGGTCGTTCCAGATCACCAGCCTCTTTCCGCAGTTGTCCGCGCGGGAGCACGTCGAGCTGGCGTTGCAGAGCCCGAGCGGGCTGGGCTGGCGGTTCTGGCGCTCGGCGAAGCTGATGCGCCGCTACACCGAGCGGGCCGGCGAACTGCTGAACATGGTCGGGCTGGCCGAGCTGTCCGAGGCTCCCGCCGAGGCGCTGGCGTACGGGCGCAAGCGGGCACTGGAGCTGGCCATCGCCCTCGCCCTGGATCCGAAGGTGCTGCTGCTCGACGAGCCGACCGCCGGAATGGGCCTGGAGGACGTCGACCGCACCGTCGAACTGGTCTCGCGGGTCCGGCAGGGCCGGACGGTGGTGCTGGTCGAGCACAACATGAGCGTCGTCGGGCGGCTCGCCGACACCGTCACCGTCCTACAGGCCGGCAAGGTCCTCGTCGAGGGCCCGTACGAGCAGGTACGCGCCGACGAGCGCGTGATCACCGCATACCTGGGAGCCGCTGATGCTACGCATTGAGAACCTGTCCGCCTGGTACGGCGAGGCGCAGGTGCTGCGGGAGGTCAGCCTGGACGTCTCCGCCGGTGAGGTGGTCACCCTCGTCGGGCGCAACGGCGCCGGCAAGTCCACCCTGCTGCGTTGCGTGATGGGCCTGCACACCGGCCAGCGCGGCAGGATCGAGCTGGACGGGCGGGACGTCGGGAGGCTGCCCGCGTACCGGCGGGCCAGGTTGGGGCTCGGCTGGGTCCCCGACGACCGGGGCAGCTACGCCACGCTGAGCGTGACGGAGAACCTCACGCTGCCGCCGACGGTCGGCCCCGACCCGTGGTCGCTGGAGCGGGTGTACGAGGCGTTCCCCGCCCTGCACCAGCGGCGGGACTCCGCGGCCACCATGCTCTCCGGCGGCGAGCAGCAGATGCTCGCGCTGGCCCGGGTGCTGCGGATGGGCGCCCGGCTGCTGCTCTGCGACGAACCGACCGAGGGGCTCTCGCCGCTGCTCGTGCAGCAGGTCGGCGACCTCCTGCGCGAGGCCAAGCGGCACGGGGTGACCGTGCTGCTGGTCGAACAGAACCTGCACTTCGCCACCGGCGTCGCCGACCGGCACTACCTGCTGGCCGAGGGACGCGTCGTGGAGGCGATGGACAACTCCGAGGTGCGCTCCCGGGAGCGGGAGCTGCTGTCGTACCTCGGCATCTGAATTCCGATTCGATGACCCGCGCGGCGCGCGGGGTGGAGGGATGGGCATGCGTAGGACGGTGGGTGTGGCCGCCGCTTCGGCGGCGGCGATGGTGCTGGTCGCGGGCTGCGGCGGAGGTGGTCCCCAGGCGGGCGGGGACCAGAAGCTGACCGGCGGCAAGATCGTGTTGGGCGTGCTGAACGACCAGTCCGGTGCGTACTCCGAGCTGTCGGGCAAGAACTCGGTCAAGGCCGTGGAGATGGCGATCGCCGACTTCAAGGCCAGGCACGGCGACCGGGCGGTGACGAAGGACATCACCGTGGAGACCGCCGACCACCAGAACAAGCCCGACATCGCCAACACCAAGGCCGCCGAGATGTACGACCGCAAGGGCGTCGACCTCGTGCTCGACGTGCCCACCTCGTCGGCGGCGGAGAAGGTGGCCGACGTCGCCAACGAGAAGAAGAAGCTCTACTTCAACATCGGTGCGGCAACCACCACGCTGACCGGCGTGAAGTGCAACAGGTACACGTTCCACTACGCCTACGACACCTACATGCTGGCCAACGGCACCGGCAGGAGCACCACCGAGCAGGGCGCGAAGAACTGGTACGTGCTCTACCCGAACTACCAGTTCGGCCAGGACATGGAGAAGAGCTTCTCGGCCGCGATCACCGCCGCCGGCGGTCAGGTCGTCAACAAGGACGCCGCGCCGTTCCCGAACACCACCGGCGACTACTCCACCTTCCTGCTGAAGGCGCCGACACTGAACCCGAAGCCGGACGTGCTCGGCACCATGCAGGCTGGCGCCGAGCTGGTCAACGTGGTCAAGCAGTACAACGAGTTCAAGCTGCGGGAGAAGGGCGTCGGGCTGGCCGTCGGCCTGATGTTCCTCACCGACATCCACTCGCTCACCCCAGCCGCGCTCGCCGGCACCACCTACACCGACGCCTGGTACTGGAACTTCGACGCGAAGAACCGGGAGTTCGCCGACCGGTTCCAGAAGGAGACCACCACCCGGCCGACCTTCGCGCACGCGGCCAACTACTCCGCCGCGACGCAGTACCTGGAGGCCGTGCAGGCCGCCGGCACCGACGACGCCGACACCATCGTCGAGGCGCTGGAGGGCAAGACGATCGAGGACGTCTTCCTGCGCAACGGCAAGATCCGCGCCGAGGACCACCGGGTGGTGCACGACGCGTACCTCGCCCAGGTGAAGCCGCAGTCCGAGGTCACCGAACCGTGGGACTACGTCAAGGTCCTCAAGACCATCCCGGCGGCCGAGGCGTTCGCCGCCCCGTCCTCGGAATGCAAGCTGTGACGGGCTTCCTCCAGAACACGTTCAACGGGTTGGTGAGCGGGGCGTTCTACGCCCTGCTCGCCCTCGGGCTCGCCGTCATCTTCGGCATGCTGCGGGTGGTCAACTTCGCCCACGGGGCGTTCTACATGCTCGGTGCCTTCGGCGCGTACATGCTGCTCACCGAGGTGGGCGTGCCGTTCTGGGCGGCGTTGGTGATCATGCCGGTGGGGCTGGCCCTGGTCGGCATGGCCCTGGAGCGGGCGTTCATCCACCGGCTGACCCGGCTCGACCCGCTCTACAACTTCCTGCTCACCTTCGGCCTGACGCTCATCCTCCAGGACCTGGTGAAGCTGCGGTACGGCGTGCAGTCCAGCCCCTACGAGACCCCGTCCGCGCTCAGCGGATCGGTCAACTTCGGGCTCTTCGACTTCCCGACCTACCGGGTCTTCATCCTCGGCTTCGCGATCGCTGTCTGCGTCGGCGTCTGGTGGGTGCTCACCCGCACCCGGATCGGCATGGTGGTCCGGGCGTCGACCGAGCGGCCCGAGCTGACCCGGGCGTTCGGCATCGACGTCGGACGTTGGGTCACCCCGGTCTTCGGCTTCGGCATCGGCCTCGCCGGGCTCGCCGGGGTGCTGGCCGCGCCGATGCGGGCCGTGAACCCGCTGATGGGCTCCGACCTGATCATCGTGGTCTTCGCGGTGGTGGTGATCGGCGGGCTGGGCTCGATCTTCGGGTCCGTCGCCGCCGGCTTCGGCATCGGCCTCGTGCAGGCCTGGGGCGAGGCGTACCTGTCCGACTTCCCGATCGTGTCGCAAACGATCGTCTTCATCGTGATGGCCGTCGTGCTGCTTTGGCGCCCGGCGGGGCTGTTCGGCCGTGAGGAGGCACCGGCATGACGAACACCGTCGACACCGCGACCGACGCCGGTCGCCCGGCGCCGAGGTCCGGGCTGGCCGCCGTGGCCCGGGCCCCCGGCTGGCTCCGGTACGCGCTGCTCGCCGCCGGGCTGCTGGTGGCGTTCTGGTTGCCCAACGGGCTCTACCCGGCGGTGGCGGTGGACATCCTCTGCTGGGCGCTGTTCGCCGTCGCCGTGGACCTGCTGCTCGGCTTCACCGGGCTGATGTCCTTCGGGCACGCGGCCTTCTGGGGCGCCTCCGCATATGTCACCGGGTTGACGGCCATCCACCTCGGCCTGCCGTTCCCGGCGGCCGTGCTGGCCGGGGCACTCGCCGCAGCCGTGCTCGCGGTGCCGATCGGCTACCTGGCGGTGAAGCGGACGGGCATCTACTTCGCCATGGTCACTCTCGCGTTCGCACAGATGGTCTACTACGTGGCCAACGAGTGGCGTTCGGTCACCCGGGGCGAGAACGGCCTGCAGGGCGTGCCCCGCGCACTGTTCGGGCTGGACCTGACCGACGACTACTACTTCTACTACGCGATCCTGCCGATCGTGCTGCTCGGTCTGGCCGCCGCCTGGCGGATCGTGCACTCGCCCTTCGGGCGGGTGCTGGTCGGCATCCGCGACAACCCGGCCCGCGCCCGCGCGCTCGGCTACCCGGTGCACCGCTACAAGCTGACCGCGTTCGTGCTGTCGGGCTTCATCGCCGGGCTCGGCGGCGGGCTGTTCGCCGTCGGCCACCGCTTCGTCTCCCTCGACGTGCTGCACTGGACCACCTCCGGCAAGGCCGTCATCGTGGTGGTGCTCGGCGGCATCGGCACGCTCTGGGGCGGGGTACTCGGCGCGGGCATCCTGGTCCGCCTGGAGGACTGGCTGTCGTTCTCCGGATTCGAGGCGATCGGCCTGGTCACCGGCGGCATCTTCGTCCTCGTCGTACTGGTGTTCCGGCGCGGTATCTGGGGCAGCGCCGCCGCACTGGCCACCCGCTGGATGGCGTCCCGCCGCAGGTAGTCGCTCACGGGGGCCCTATGGGGTTCGTCAAGCGGCGATTGAGGCGGCTGGGCGGGGTTGGTAGGGGTTCTTGTCGCGGAGCATGGCGAACAGAACGTCGCAGCGGCGTCGGGTCGAGGCAGATGAGGGCGGCGTTGTGGCGTTTACCTTCGGCGCGTTTGTGGTCGTAGTAGGCCCTGCTCACGGGATCGGCGAAGGCTGCAAACGCGGCGAGGAAGGGCGCGCGTTTGAGGTGTTTGTTGCCGCCTCGTGGTGGGTGTTCGCGCTCCACATGCAGCTCGGTGCTCCACACTCCGCGCGGTTCGAGTTGGATGTCGAAGCTCATCCCGCCGTGATCGGATGCGGCTGCACATCATGTCCAGAGCGTCCCCACGACCACCGATTCGACTGCTCCTGACCCGATAGGAGTCACCGACAGCGTCCGAACCGGCATCCGGATCTGCCGCCGACCGGGCGTCACGGTACGTGTCATGTGAGCGGGCTGCGTCCGGTGCGCGGTCGTGCTGATGAGAGGGCGTCGCGGTCGCTGTTGTACCGATGTGAGTTCGCCGAGAAGTGGCCGTGAGCGCCGGCCTGGCCGCACAGGTCTTGCATGGCGACCGTACTTCTCGGCGATGTGCGGGCCCGCTGGCAGACGCTGATTGTCGGCGGGCTACAGGTTGTTGATTCGGGCCAGCAGCTCTACCTCGGTCAGGTTTTCCAGGACCGCGTCCTGCTTGCGGCCCAGGACCGCCAGCAGCTTCTCCTTCTCCAGCTTCTTGGCCGCCGCCGCCTTCGCCGACTGGTCCTCCGCGAGGCGAACGGCGATGACGTGCTTGACGACCTCCAACTTGGTCTCCAAGGTTGCCTTGGCCGGATTGGCCTCGGTGGCCACGAACGACTCGGTGTCGACGGCCTTGAGCTCGGCGTTGACCGCCTTGGCCACATCATCGAGGCTGAAGCCGGACCTGGCGGTCAGCGGAAGCTCCCACAGCTGTTCCGTGGTCAGCAGTCCCTTGGCCGACGGATAGCGGAACTTCTCCCGTGTGGCCTTCTCGAAAATGGTCACGGTAGCCTCTCTGGAATATCAGGGTAGGGAATCAGAACTGGATGCTGATGAGGCGGCGCCGGCCGCCGGTCATGGTCACCTTGGCGACCACAGAGCTGCGGACCGTGGAGCTGAAGCCGAGGCCGGACAGCTGATCCGGAGACGGCTCGCACTTGGTGCGGTCGCCGAGAACCTCGAACACCTTGCGGTGCGGTTGCAGGTCGCTGCGGAGGAACTCGTTGTAGATCCCCCGCGTCGGCTGGTCGTTCACGCACCCCTTCAGGATGAAGAAGTAGTGCCGGTTGCCGACCTCGTTGTCGTCGAAGTAGTTCGGCGAGTACATGATGGTGGACACCGGTACGAACTGTTCGGTGGTGATGCCCCACAACTCCTTGCCCGCACTGCCCGGCTGCACGTCCCTACCCGGCCGGAAAGCGGTGATCACCCCGCCGGCAACCGTCATCCGGCCCACCTCGACGGTCTCCTTGTGGCCGACCGCCCGCTCGTGGCTGTAATGCTCGATCTTCCCGTTGCTCTCGGTCTCGATCACGAAGCCGACCTCGGTGCTGTCCCGCTTGCGGTACTGGTTCACCTCGATCCGGTACTCACCGTCGGGGACACGGTCGGTCCAGGTGACGTTCTCCACCGGCTCGCGGGAGAGCGTCCCGCCCGCGTTCATGTCGACGTCCAGCTTGTTGCGCTTCTCCTGGTACCAAATGTGGTCGCCGTTGGGTTCGTACACGTGCAGGTCTAGGTCGTCGTGGTTGAACCAGGACAGGCTCACCCGCAGCTTGCCGGTGACGTTGCCGCCGGCCCGCTTGACCTTCTCCCTGATCGAGTCGGTGACGTTGCCGCCGTACGACCAGCCGAAATCGTTGTCCCACTTGAACAACCGCGGAGCAGCCGGGCGCCGGCCGGTGGTGAGGCTGACCAGGTGCGGCTCATAGGTGTTGGCGACCCACAGGTCGATGGTGGCGGCGCCGGGCAGGATGTCCTTCATGAAGGAGACCACGGGAATCTCCTCCGGCTTGGCGTCGCGAAGGAGCCCACCTGACGACCGGATGGTGGCCGCCTGCATGAGCAGCCCTTCGATGCCGTCCTTCATCCGTGCCTGGGTGTCGTTGTCGACCCACAGCACGTTGGTGACCGACACGTCGGACAGCCGGGCGAACCGTCGCTGCAACGACTCCTCGATGCCCAGCTCGGCAATGGTCCTCATGGCGGCCTTGACCATGCCCGGGGTGATCAACGCCGTGGGGCGCTGGTAATTCTGCGGCGCCACCTTCGCCTCGAACGACCGGACCGCCTGCTCCAGGTCGACGCCCGCGGAGAGATCCTGGACGAGGGTGCCGATCACCGTGTTGCGGAACCGGGCCGCCGGGTTCATGGCGTTGGCGAAGACGAAGGCACGTCGGTCGGTCGCCTGGGTCCACCGGTTCTGCAGCGAGCGGAACTCGGTCATCGCCCGGCGATGCTCCGCGCCGCGGTAGAGGGCGTTGTCGTCGACGAGGTCGACGATGGTGTCCAGAGCGTGCCGGGTCAGCTCGGCCAGGCCACGCTGGAAGACCTGCACCGCAGCGTCAAAGTTGCCCTGGGCCGCGCCGACGTCCTCGATGCGATGCCGCTTCTCCACCCGGCCGTGCAGGTGGTGCCACACCTCGACCTGGCCGTCGCGCAGCGTTCGGGTCGTCTTCGTCCCGTACTGCGCCTGAGTGGACCGGAAGATGGTGGACAACGGCAGCGAAAGAACGAACTCGTCCAGAGCGGCCGCGACGACGGAGAAGACCGGGTCGGATGCCGACACCCCGGACCAGACGGTACGGACCCGCCCATCGTGGATCTCGACGACGTTGCCGAAGTGCTTGATGAAACCGCGGCAGGTCGAGCAGTCGTACTCGGATCGCTCACGGAATCGCAGATTGGTGCCGGCGGGGAAGGAATCGAGAAAGGTGAGCCAAAGTGAGTCCCGGTCGAGACCGTCGCCGACGGCGTACAACTCACCCCTGGACATCGTGGACAGACGCGCACTCACATCCGTCACGAACTGCTGGAAATCGCCCACCGTTTCATCCCCCTTGATCGCCGGAGATCCTACGCAGCGAACGCCAATCGGAGAAACGCGTTTCCGGCTGTCCGCACGGTCACAGACGGGCGCCGGTGGCCGGCGGTCAGTCGACCGGAGCGCGTACGGCGGTGGGGTGCCGGGCCGGCGGTCAGCAGTTTCCGCCAGTTGGCCGGTGGCGCCGTTGAGTACATCCCGGCTCACACTGTGGTTGCCTTCCCGGGCACCGGCAGGCCTGGGTGGTCGAACAACTTCTCAGGCACGCCAGGCTCGCACCGAGGGACCGTGTGAACGCGCGCTCGATCAGGTGCTCGCTCATGGCACCCCTTTATGTCAAGACACCGCTCGGAGGGCGGGTTTAGGCTGGCTGGTGGCGGGTCCGGGAAGTGGCTTGTCCGAAGGGCCGATGTCCGGGGTCAGGTCGGTCACGCTGGATTGCAGAGTCGTCCCCGAGTGCCCTCCCGGATCCGCCGTCTGCCGGCGTTTCTGGTCGGCGACCATGCGGGCGTAGACGACGTTGGACAGCCGCCGTTTCAGCGCCCGCATGGCTTCCATCGAGGTCTTCCCGGCGGCCTTCTTTGCCTCGAAGTAGGCGCGGCCTTCGGTGCGGTTGCGCAGCTGGACCACGGCCATGATGTGCAGCGTCCGATTGATGCGCCGGTTGCCGGCGCGGGAGAGCCGGTGACGCTTCTGGTCGCCGGAGGAGGCGTCCAGCGGGGCGGTGCCGTTCCAGGACGCGAACCGGTCGCGGTCGGCGAAGCGGCGGATGTCGCCGACGTCTGCCAACAGCCGAGCCGCACCTGAGGGGCCGATGCCGTGCAGGCCCATCAGCGTGGAGCCGCGGGCGATCACCAGCTCCTTGAGGTCCTTCTCCGCGGTTTTGATCTTCTTGTCGATGCCCTCGAGTTCACCGATGAGTTCGACGGCGAGGCGGCGCCGGGTCTTGCCCACGATGTCGCGGGGTCTGATGGTCGCGATCAGCGCACGTGCCTGCCGTGCAGACAGGAGTTGCTTTGCCCCGCCTGGGAAAAGCTCCAGCAGCAGCCGGTGCAGCCGGTTGATGGTCTGCGTCCTCGCGCGGCCCAGCTCGTCGCGACGGTCGACCAACATTCCCATCACCTGCAGGTCCGGGTCGAGCTGGACCTGCACGAGGTTCGGGGTGCGCAGTGCGACCATGGCTACCGAGTGGGCATCCACCGGGTCGGTCTTGCGGCCGTTGCCGGTGGCGAACACCCGCACCTGCGCGGACAGCTTCGCAGGCACGTCGAGCACCGT
This window harbors:
- a CDS encoding ABC transporter substrate-binding protein; protein product: MGMRRTVGVAAASAAAMVLVAGCGGGGPQAGGDQKLTGGKIVLGVLNDQSGAYSELSGKNSVKAVEMAIADFKARHGDRAVTKDITVETADHQNKPDIANTKAAEMYDRKGVDLVLDVPTSSAAEKVADVANEKKKLYFNIGAATTTLTGVKCNRYTFHYAYDTYMLANGTGRSTTEQGAKNWYVLYPNYQFGQDMEKSFSAAITAAGGQVVNKDAAPFPNTTGDYSTFLLKAPTLNPKPDVLGTMQAGAELVNVVKQYNEFKLREKGVGLAVGLMFLTDIHSLTPAALAGTTYTDAWYWNFDAKNREFADRFQKETTTRPTFAHAANYSAATQYLEAVQAAGTDDADTIVEALEGKTIEDVFLRNGKIRAEDHRVVHDAYLAQVKPQSEVTEPWDYVKVLKTIPAAEAFAAPSSECKL
- a CDS encoding ABC transporter ATP-binding protein yields the protein MLRIENLSAWYGEAQVLREVSLDVSAGEVVTLVGRNGAGKSTLLRCVMGLHTGQRGRIELDGRDVGRLPAYRRARLGLGWVPDDRGSYATLSVTENLTLPPTVGPDPWSLERVYEAFPALHQRRDSAATMLSGGEQQMLALARVLRMGARLLLCDEPTEGLSPLLVQQVGDLLREAKRHGVTVLLVEQNLHFATGVADRHYLLAEGRVVEAMDNSEVRSRERELLSYLGI
- a CDS encoding branched-chain amino acid ABC transporter permease; the protein is MTNTVDTATDAGRPAPRSGLAAVARAPGWLRYALLAAGLLVAFWLPNGLYPAVAVDILCWALFAVAVDLLLGFTGLMSFGHAAFWGASAYVTGLTAIHLGLPFPAAVLAGALAAAVLAVPIGYLAVKRTGIYFAMVTLAFAQMVYYVANEWRSVTRGENGLQGVPRALFGLDLTDDYYFYYAILPIVLLGLAAAWRIVHSPFGRVLVGIRDNPARARALGYPVHRYKLTAFVLSGFIAGLGGGLFAVGHRFVSLDVLHWTTSGKAVIVVVLGGIGTLWGGVLGAGILVRLEDWLSFSGFEAIGLVTGGIFVLVVLVFRRGIWGSAAALATRWMASRRR
- a CDS encoding branched-chain amino acid ABC transporter permease, with product MTGFLQNTFNGLVSGAFYALLALGLAVIFGMLRVVNFAHGAFYMLGAFGAYMLLTEVGVPFWAALVIMPVGLALVGMALERAFIHRLTRLDPLYNFLLTFGLTLILQDLVKLRYGVQSSPYETPSALSGSVNFGLFDFPTYRVFILGFAIAVCVGVWWVLTRTRIGMVVRASTERPELTRAFGIDVGRWVTPVFGFGIGLAGLAGVLAAPMRAVNPLMGSDLIIVVFAVVVIGGLGSIFGSVAAGFGIGLVQAWGEAYLSDFPIVSQTIVFIVMAVVLLWRPAGLFGREEAPA
- a CDS encoding ABC transporter ATP-binding protein: MAGQALLSARGLTRDFRGFRAVDGVDVDIAADSVHALVGPNGAGKTTLFNLLTGFLRPSGGRIELAGRDITGLPPERIARLGVARSFQITSLFPQLSAREHVELALQSPSGLGWRFWRSAKLMRRYTERAGELLNMVGLAELSEAPAEALAYGRKRALELAIALALDPKVLLLDEPTAGMGLEDVDRTVELVSRVRQGRTVVLVEHNMSVVGRLADTVTVLQAGKVLVEGPYEQVRADERVITAYLGAADATH
- a CDS encoding helix-turn-helix domain-containing protein; this encodes MSSVPRSVAVAATDGMLHFELALAYEVFGSAPAALPGPWYDVKVCGTHAVRVGRFLLEPDCGLDRLAHADTVIVPALADVDEDPPADLVKAVRAAHESGARVVSLCTGVFVLAAAGLLDGLHATTHWAHTDELAARYPRVKVDPDVLYVDNGSVLTSAGKAAAMDLCLHLVRRDHGSAIANVVARRLVVPPHRAGGQAQFVTTPVPTQDGHPLAELLPWVMRRLDQPLTVEDLACQANMSSRHLARHFHSVTGTTPLQWLLTQRIRRAQELLETTDDSVDTIASAAGMGTATTLRRHFHRTIGVPPDAYRRTFRA